GAAGTCGCGGGATGCCCAGCTCCTCCAACCGGCGCAGGGGCGTCGTGAGAATCCGCCGGCTGAGCTGCTCTCGCAGCACGAACGTGGTGTCCGTGTGCAGCCGCATGATCAGCAACTGGGAGCTGATGCGGGAGCCCAACATGAGGATGCCCAGGGCGGCGAAGCCGAGGATCGTCTCCCGCGCGACGTGCGTGCCCCCCTGGGCGAGCGCGGTGTTGATGTGCGCGATGAGCCCCGCGCTCGACAAGCCCGTCAGCAGCCCGAAACAGACAGCCAGGACCACGGTGGCGCGCGACCCGCGCAGCAACAGGAGGAGCAGGTTCACGGCGCGCATTCCTTCAAGGGGGTCATGATGAATTCTTCGTTTTACGTCCCCCCCTTGACGTCAGGTGAAGAACCGATTTTACAGGTTGGTTACATTAGCCTGCCTGCATGAACTTACTTGATATTCTGACAGATCGCGTCGAGACGGCCCCTCACGCGACGGCGTTCACCTTCCTTGACTCTGGAGAGGACGAGGCCGGGCGCCTGACGAACGCGGAGGTGCTGCGGCGTTCACGGGAAATCGGAGGACTGCTGCGCGAAGCCGGTGCGCGGGGCGAGCGCGTCCTCCTGTTGTTTCCACCCGGCTTGGACTACGTGGCCGCGTTCCTGGGATGCCTGCAGGCGGGGGCGGTCGCCGTGCCCGCCTACCCTCCGGATCCGATGCGGCTGGCGCGCACGCTGCCCCGGCTGGAGGCGCTGACCGCGGACGCCCAGGTGCGCTTCGTGCTCGCGCCCGCCTTCATCCGCGACATGGCGCAGGAGCTGTTCGGGCAGGCGGACATGCTCGCGCGGGCGACGTGGCTGGCGCTGGAGGACGTCACCCCGGGCCACGCGGACGCCTGGAGGGACCCGGGCGTCAGCGGGGACACCGTCGCATTCCTGCAGTACACGTCCGGCTCCACCGGCGCGCCGCGCGGCGTGGTGCTGACGCACGACAACCTGCTGCACAACTCCGCGGCCATCCAGCGCTGCTTCCAGCACGGCCCGGACAGCGTGGGGGTCATCTGGCTGCCGCCGTACCATGACATGGGACTCATCGGCGGCATCCTCCAGCCGCTCTACGTGGGCTTCCCGGTGGTGCTGATGTCGCCGCTCGACTTCCTGGCCCGCCCCCTGCGCTGGCTGGAGGCGGTGTCGCGCTACCGGGCCACCACCAGCGGCGGGCCCAACTTCGCCTTCGAGCTGTGCGCGCGCAAGGCCACCGCCGAGCAGGTCGCTGAGCTGGACCTGTCCTCGTGGCGCCTGGCCTTCAACGGCGCGGAGCCCCTGAACCCCGCCACGCTCGAGCGCTTCCAGCGGACCTTCGCGCCGGCCGGCTTCCGCCCCGAGGCGATGTATCCCTGCTACGGGCTCGCGGAGGCGACGCTCATCGCCTCCGGCAAGGCCACCGCCGTGCCGGTCGTGCGCGCCTTCGAGAAGGAGGCCCTGGCGGACGGCGAGGCCCGGCCCGCGCCGGAGGCCCCGCCGCTGGTGGGGTGCGGCGCGAGCCTGCCGGACCAGGAGCTGCTCATCGTGGACCCGGCGACGCGCCAGCCCCTGGCGGACGGGCGGGTGGGCGAAATCTGGCTGCGGGGCCCGTCGGTGGCGCGCGGGTACTGGAACCGGCCGGAGGAGACGGCGGAGTCCTTCGCGGCGCGCCGCGCGGACGCCGCCGCGGCCGGCCCCTACCTGCGCACCGGGGACCTGGGCTTCCTGCACGGCGGCGAGCTGTTCGTCAGCGGCCGGCTCAAGGACCTCATCATCGTCCGCGGGCGCAAGCACCACCCGCACGACCTGGAGCGCACCGCCGTGGCGAGCCACCCCGCGCTGCGGCCCGGGTGCTCCGCCGCGTTCAGCGCGCAGGCGCCGGAGGGCGAGCGGCTGGTGCTGGTGCAGGAGGTGGACCCGCGCAAGGCGTTCGAGGCGGAGGCCTGCGCCCGGCGCGTGCGCGAGGCGGTGACGCGCGAGCACGGCATCCAGTTGGACGAGGTGGTCTTCATCGCCCCCGGCAGCCTGCCGAAGACCTCCAGCGGCAAGGTGCAGCGCCGCGCGACCCGGGACGCGTGGCGCTCGGACGAACTCCAGGTGCTGGCCCGCGACGCGCGCGCCGCCCAGGAGGCCGCCACGGAGTCCGGGCCGCTGCCCGCGCTGGACGCGCTGCGGGCGCTGGAGCCCGCGGAGCGCGAGGCCCGGGTCGAGGCGTGGCTCAGGTCCCGCGCCGCGGCGGCGCTGCGCATCCCGGCCGCCCGGATGGACGCGGAGGCGCCGCTGGTGCAGCTGGGGCTGGACTCGCTGTCGTCCGTGGAGCTGCGGGCGGACATCGAGCAGGCCCTGGGCCTGAGCATCCCCCTGCCGGAGCTGCTGGGAGGTCTGTCGTTCGCGGAGCTGACCCGGCGCTGTCGACGCTCACTCGACGTGGCGCCGGTCGCGGCGTCGCGCCCCCAGCCCGTCGGGCGTGAGGGGGTCCTGCCGCTGTCGTTCGCCCAGGAGGAGATGTGGCTCGCCTCGCGACTGGATTCGAGCGGCGGCGGCTACCTCATCCCCGTGGCGCTGGAGCTGAAGGGCGCGCTCCAGGTGGTTTGGCTGGAGGAGGCCCTGCGGGAGATCCTCCAGCGTCACGAGGCCCTGCGCACCTGCTTCCCGGAGGTGGACGGCCGGCCGGTGCAGCACGTCCTGCCCGCCGCCGCGCTCCCCCTCCCCGTGGAGGACCTGCGGGGCCTGGCCCCCGAGGCGCGCGAGGCCCGCGTGCGGGAGGCGGCGCTCGCGGAGGCCCGCGCCCCGTTCGCGCTCCAGCAGGGCCCGCTGCTGCGCGCCCGGCTGCTCCAGGTGGAGGACGCGCGCCACGTCCTGCTCTTCACCGTGCACCACCTGGTGGCGGATGGCTGGTCCATGCGGCTGCTCGTCCAGGAGCTCGCCGCCCTCTACGCGGCGCGCCAGGCGGGGACGGCGCCCGAGCTGCCCGCCCTGCCCTACCAGTACGCGGACTTCGCGGTGTGGCAGCGCCAGCGGCTGACGGGCGAGCACCTGGAGTCGCTGCTGGGCTGGTGGCGGGGGGAGGTGGCGGGGCTCACCGACACGCCGCGGCTGCCCACGGACCATGACCCGGCGACGCCCCCGGACGGCCTGGGCGGCAGCCTGGACACGCTGCTCGCGCCCGAGCTCGCCGCGCGCCTGCGCGAAGGGTGCGCGAAGCACGGCGTGACGCCGTTCATGTGGATGCTCACGGTGTTCCAGCTGCTCCTGGCGCGCGGCACCGGCCAGGAGGACGGCGCGGTGGGCGTGGCGGACCTGGGGCGCGGCGCCCCGGGCTGCGAGCGGCTCATTGGCAACTTCATCAACATGCTGGTGCTGCGCCTGCCGCTGGGCGGCGACCCGCCCTTCCAGGACCTGCTGCGGCGGGTGCGGGAGCGCGCGCTGGGCGCCGCCGCGCACGCGGAGCTGCCCTACGAGCAGCTGGCCCGGGGCCGCGCGCCGCTGTTCCGCGCCGCCTTCGGCACCCAGAACCAGCCCCGCGAGCGCATCCTGCTGCCCGGCCTGGAGGTGCAGCCGCTGGCGTTCGACACGGGGCTGTCCCGGCTGGACCTCACGCTGTGGGTGTCGGAGACGCCCGAGGGCCTGCGCTGCCACTGGACGTACGCGACGCGCCTGTTCGAGCGGGCCAGCGTGGAGCGGCTGCACCGCCGCTTCGTGGAGTGGCTGGACGCGACGCTCGCCCGGCCCGA
The sequence above is drawn from the Corallococcus macrosporus genome and encodes:
- a CDS encoding condensation domain-containing protein, with product MNLLDILTDRVETAPHATAFTFLDSGEDEAGRLTNAEVLRRSREIGGLLREAGARGERVLLLFPPGLDYVAAFLGCLQAGAVAVPAYPPDPMRLARTLPRLEALTADAQVRFVLAPAFIRDMAQELFGQADMLARATWLALEDVTPGHADAWRDPGVSGDTVAFLQYTSGSTGAPRGVVLTHDNLLHNSAAIQRCFQHGPDSVGVIWLPPYHDMGLIGGILQPLYVGFPVVLMSPLDFLARPLRWLEAVSRYRATTSGGPNFAFELCARKATAEQVAELDLSSWRLAFNGAEPLNPATLERFQRTFAPAGFRPEAMYPCYGLAEATLIASGKATAVPVVRAFEKEALADGEARPAPEAPPLVGCGASLPDQELLIVDPATRQPLADGRVGEIWLRGPSVARGYWNRPEETAESFAARRADAAAAGPYLRTGDLGFLHGGELFVSGRLKDLIIVRGRKHHPHDLERTAVASHPALRPGCSAAFSAQAPEGERLVLVQEVDPRKAFEAEACARRVREAVTREHGIQLDEVVFIAPGSLPKTSSGKVQRRATRDAWRSDELQVLARDARAAQEAATESGPLPALDALRALEPAEREARVEAWLRSRAAAALRIPAARMDAEAPLVQLGLDSLSSVELRADIEQALGLSIPLPELLGGLSFAELTRRCRRSLDVAPVAASRPQPVGREGVLPLSFAQEEMWLASRLDSSGGGYLIPVALELKGALQVVWLEEALREILQRHEALRTCFPEVDGRPVQHVLPAAALPLPVEDLRGLAPEAREARVREAALAEARAPFALQQGPLLRARLLQVEDARHVLLFTVHHLVADGWSMRLLVQELAALYAARQAGTAPELPALPYQYADFAVWQRQRLTGEHLESLLGWWRGEVAGLTDTPRLPTDHDPATPPDGLGGSLDTLLAPELAARLREGCAKHGVTPFMWMLTVFQLLLARGTGQEDGAVGVADLGRGAPGCERLIGNFINMLVLRLPLGGDPPFQDLLRRVRERALGAAAHAELPYEQLARGRAPLFRAAFGTQNQPRERILLPGLEVQPLAFDTGLSRLDLTLWVSETPEGLRCHWTYATRLFERASVERLHRRFVEWLDATLARPEARPSSLGGAAPGDTGMRGALDRLGPRRRRDPGSDGGAPPPNASGRQTP